The following are from one region of the Mangifera indica cultivar Alphonso chromosome 14, CATAS_Mindica_2.1, whole genome shotgun sequence genome:
- the LOC123196965 gene encoding uncharacterized protein LOC123196965 isoform X4: protein MSVEIPYDLIKQVQFAVLKEAKLSSYDPDDVSIPKLPSFESSISELDPSPPCLRCRHCKGRLLRGVMSLICVFCGKEQVQEETAPEPLNFKSTFGCSWLLQSLGLDGSEIAGVPVKANELNRGQRTGQEEFPLSDTLDLEIKWQPDLEKVESESDKNPLHLVGINLDNFFTEGDKDIVSEQQVVEDENDDASGDHDFQVRDCHSSFENVKHFEPAVRSTEDVSGGDSFEGWEATFLSADDGNTNEESKLDYPVVGLSVDLSAHMDAVFGSENIGSSATKTNDWLQDDLWHSSNSGKSSKSNQVDVTATTGDFGMGENVNNSSSTSINFIQDAQWKSESNIAPDNKIIHDEDDSFDAWNDFAGSTTLENPTNIGEAKQFKVTAVVEDGGEVEKANNLSSGGVDLVQGDQLQTDNNEIHDNKVINDEDDPFNAWNDFASSNSVQDTYNIQTGPAKQFEVNANIKDGEMEMVNNSSSINVDWLQDDQWQTTSKKAPDNKNADVDDDLFDAWNDFASSTSAQDTLKKQSGQAMQFEVTTTTKDDEMVGNANNSTSIAWIQDDHWPISSTKTLDGKIIGQGIDLFDTWNDFRGSTSMQDVPNQQTDPAKQSEITANVKEAHSVIKMVLKMLILYSHSLLSQKACLMLMQQLAEMLEKLQKVKMFRIQPLSQQLMM from the exons ATGTCGGTCGAAATTCCGTACGATCTAATCAAACAAGTACAGTTCGCAGTTCTCAAAGAAGCCAAACTCTCCTCATACGATCCAGACGACGTGTCGATTCCTAAGTTACCGTCCTTTGAATCTTCCATTTCTGAGCTTGACCCATCTCCGCCGTGTCTCCGATGCAGGCATTGCAAGGGAAGACTGCTCAGAGGTGTAATGTCTTTAATATGCGTGTTTTGCGGCAAAGAACAAGTTCAAGAAGAAACGGCACCTGAGCCTCTTAATTTCAAGTCCACGTTTGGCTGCAGTTGGTTACTTCAATCCCTTGGCTTAGATGGATCT GAGATTGCTGGGGTGCCTGTTAAAGCAAATGAACTAAACAGAGGACAGCGTACAGGACAGGAAGAGTTTCCATTGTCGGATACTCtagatttagaaattaaatggCAGCCTGATTTGGAAAAAGTTGAGAGTGAGAGTGATAAAAATCCTTTGCATTTAGTTGGTATCAATCTTGACAACTTTTTCACTGAAGGGGACAAAGACATTGTCTCAGAACAGCAGGTGGTGGAAGACGAAAATGATGATGCTAGTGGAGATCATGATTTTCAAGTTCGGGATTGTCATAGTTCTTTTGAGAATGTTAAGCATTTTGAGCCAGCTGTGAGGTCTACAGAGGATGTGAGTGGTGGTGACTCATTTGAAGGTTGGGAGGCTACCTTCCTATCTGCTGATGATGGAAATACTAATGAGGAATCTAAATTGGATTATCCTGTTGTGGGGTTGTCAGTAGATCTTTCTGCCCACATGGATGCAGTGTTTGGATCTGAAAATATTGGTTCTTCTGCAACCAAAACTAATGACTGGCTTCAAGATGATCTATGGCATAGTTCCAACTCTGGGAAATCAAGCAAATCAAACCAGGTTGATGTGACTGCAACTACGGGCGATTTTGGAATGGGGGAGAATGTGAATAATTCTTCTTCCACGagtattaattttattcaagatGCCCAATGGAAAAGTGAAAGCAACATTGCACCTGATAACAAAATCATTCATGACGAAGATGATTCATTTGATGCTTGGAATGATTTTGCTGGCTCGACAACTTTGGAAAATCCTACTAATATTGGTGAGGCCAAGCAGTTTAAAGTGACTGCAGTTGTTGAAGATGGCGGAGAAGTGGAGAAAGCAAATAATTTGTCCTCTGGAGGTGTTGATTTGGTTCAAGGCGATCAACTGCAAACTGATAACAATGAAATACATGATAATAAAGTCattaatgatgaagatgatccATTCAATGCTTGGAATGATTTTGCAAGCTCAAATAGTGTACAAGATACATATAACATACAAACTGGCCCGGCCAAGCagtttgaagtgaatgcaaatatTAAGGATGGCGAAATGGAAATGGTTAACAATTCTTCTTCCATTAATGTTGATTGGTTACAAGATGATCAATGGCAAACCACCAGTAAGAAAGCACCTGATAATAAAAATGCTGATGTGGATGATGATCTCTTTGATGCTTGGAATGATTTTGCGAGCTCAACTAGTGCACAAGATACTTTGAAGAAACAATCAGGTCAGGCCATGCAGTTTGAAGTGACTACAACTACCAAGGATGATGAAATGGTGGGAAATGCCAATAATTCCACAAGTATTGCTTGGATTCAAGATGATCATTGGCCAATTAGCAGCACCAAGACTCTTGATGGTAAAATCATCGGTCAAGgcattgatttatttgatacttGGAATGATTTTAGAGGCTCAACAAGCATGCAAGATGTTCCTAATCAACAAACTGATCCAGCCAAACAGTCTGAAATCACAGCAAATGTTAAGGAG GCACACTCAGTGATCAAAATGGTTCTAAAGATGTTAATTTTATACAGTCACAGCCTTCTGTCTCAAAAGG CATGCTTGATGTTAATGCAACAACTGGCGGAAATGCTGGAGAAGCTGCAAAAAGTGAAAATGTTTCGAATACAACCACTAAGTCAACAACTAATGATGTAG
- the LOC123196965 gene encoding uncharacterized protein LOC123196965 isoform X1 produces MSVEIPYDLIKQVQFAVLKEAKLSSYDPDDVSIPKLPSFESSISELDPSPPCLRCRHCKGRLLRGVMSLICVFCGKEQVQEETAPEPLNFKSTFGCSWLLQSLGLDGSEIAGVPVKANELNRGQRTGQEEFPLSDTLDLEIKWQPDLEKVESESDKNPLHLVGINLDNFFTEGDKDIVSEQQVVEDENDDASGDHDFQVRDCHSSFENVKHFEPAVRSTEDVSGGDSFEGWEATFLSADDGNTNEESKLDYPVVGLSVDLSAHMDAVFGSENIGSSATKTNDWLQDDLWHSSNSGKSSKSNQVDVTATTGDFGMGENVNNSSSTSINFIQDAQWKSESNIAPDNKIIHDEDDSFDAWNDFAGSTTLENPTNIGEAKQFKVTAVVEDGGEVEKANNLSSGGVDLVQGDQLQTDNNEIHDNKVINDEDDPFNAWNDFASSNSVQDTYNIQTGPAKQFEVNANIKDGEMEMVNNSSSINVDWLQDDQWQTTSKKAPDNKNADVDDDLFDAWNDFASSTSAQDTLKKQSGQAMQFEVTTTTKDDEMVGNANNSTSIAWIQDDHWPISSTKTLDGKIIGQGIDLFDTWNDFRGSTSMQDVPNQQTDPAKQSEITANVKEVNNSFFDWFQFDQGQTNRNKAPGDKTTEEDSDSFNAWNVFTSSTSAQDPFVKESVNHVASSIEQTSEVKFIGSNNNLNDDFGSFTQAHFISGTLSDQNGSKDVNFIQSQPSVSKGMLDVNATTGGNAGEAAKSENVSNTTTKSTTNDVEMLMSKMHDLSFMLASNLSVPSKQDEFGSFSKH; encoded by the exons ATGTCGGTCGAAATTCCGTACGATCTAATCAAACAAGTACAGTTCGCAGTTCTCAAAGAAGCCAAACTCTCCTCATACGATCCAGACGACGTGTCGATTCCTAAGTTACCGTCCTTTGAATCTTCCATTTCTGAGCTTGACCCATCTCCGCCGTGTCTCCGATGCAGGCATTGCAAGGGAAGACTGCTCAGAGGTGTAATGTCTTTAATATGCGTGTTTTGCGGCAAAGAACAAGTTCAAGAAGAAACGGCACCTGAGCCTCTTAATTTCAAGTCCACGTTTGGCTGCAGTTGGTTACTTCAATCCCTTGGCTTAGATGGATCT GAGATTGCTGGGGTGCCTGTTAAAGCAAATGAACTAAACAGAGGACAGCGTACAGGACAGGAAGAGTTTCCATTGTCGGATACTCtagatttagaaattaaatggCAGCCTGATTTGGAAAAAGTTGAGAGTGAGAGTGATAAAAATCCTTTGCATTTAGTTGGTATCAATCTTGACAACTTTTTCACTGAAGGGGACAAAGACATTGTCTCAGAACAGCAGGTGGTGGAAGACGAAAATGATGATGCTAGTGGAGATCATGATTTTCAAGTTCGGGATTGTCATAGTTCTTTTGAGAATGTTAAGCATTTTGAGCCAGCTGTGAGGTCTACAGAGGATGTGAGTGGTGGTGACTCATTTGAAGGTTGGGAGGCTACCTTCCTATCTGCTGATGATGGAAATACTAATGAGGAATCTAAATTGGATTATCCTGTTGTGGGGTTGTCAGTAGATCTTTCTGCCCACATGGATGCAGTGTTTGGATCTGAAAATATTGGTTCTTCTGCAACCAAAACTAATGACTGGCTTCAAGATGATCTATGGCATAGTTCCAACTCTGGGAAATCAAGCAAATCAAACCAGGTTGATGTGACTGCAACTACGGGCGATTTTGGAATGGGGGAGAATGTGAATAATTCTTCTTCCACGagtattaattttattcaagatGCCCAATGGAAAAGTGAAAGCAACATTGCACCTGATAACAAAATCATTCATGACGAAGATGATTCATTTGATGCTTGGAATGATTTTGCTGGCTCGACAACTTTGGAAAATCCTACTAATATTGGTGAGGCCAAGCAGTTTAAAGTGACTGCAGTTGTTGAAGATGGCGGAGAAGTGGAGAAAGCAAATAATTTGTCCTCTGGAGGTGTTGATTTGGTTCAAGGCGATCAACTGCAAACTGATAACAATGAAATACATGATAATAAAGTCattaatgatgaagatgatccATTCAATGCTTGGAATGATTTTGCAAGCTCAAATAGTGTACAAGATACATATAACATACAAACTGGCCCGGCCAAGCagtttgaagtgaatgcaaatatTAAGGATGGCGAAATGGAAATGGTTAACAATTCTTCTTCCATTAATGTTGATTGGTTACAAGATGATCAATGGCAAACCACCAGTAAGAAAGCACCTGATAATAAAAATGCTGATGTGGATGATGATCTCTTTGATGCTTGGAATGATTTTGCGAGCTCAACTAGTGCACAAGATACTTTGAAGAAACAATCAGGTCAGGCCATGCAGTTTGAAGTGACTACAACTACCAAGGATGATGAAATGGTGGGAAATGCCAATAATTCCACAAGTATTGCTTGGATTCAAGATGATCATTGGCCAATTAGCAGCACCAAGACTCTTGATGGTAAAATCATCGGTCAAGgcattgatttatttgatacttGGAATGATTTTAGAGGCTCAACAAGCATGCAAGATGTTCCTAATCAACAAACTGATCCAGCCAAACAGTCTGAAATCACAGCAAATGTTAAGGAGGtgaataattctttttttgattGGTTTCAATTTGATCAAGGGCAAACCAACAGGAACAAGGCCCCTGGTGACAAAACTACTGAGGAAGACTCTGATTCATTTAATGCTTGGAATGTGTTTACAAGCTCAACTAGTGCTCAGGATCCTTTCGTTAAAGAATCTGTTAATCATGTGGCATCATCTATTGAGCAGACTTCAGAGGTCAAGTTTATAGGAAGTAACAACAATTTGAATGATGATTTTGGTAGTTTTACTCAAGCACATTTCATTTCAGGCACACTCAGTGATCAAAATGGTTCTAAAGATGTTAATTTTATACAGTCACAGCCTTCTGTCTCAAAAGG CATGCTTGATGTTAATGCAACAACTGGCGGAAATGCTGGAGAAGCTGCAAAAAGTGAAAATGTTTCGAATACAACCACTAAGTCAACAACTAATGATGTAGAGATGCTAATGTCAAAGATGCATGACTTATCATTCATGCTTGCTAGTAATCTCTCGGTTCCATCAAAACAAGATGAATTTGGTTCATTTTCTAAACATTga
- the LOC123196965 gene encoding uncharacterized protein LOC123196965 isoform X3, with translation MSVEIPYDLIKQVQFAVLKEAKLSSYDPDDVSIPKLPSFESSISELDPSPPCLRCRHCKGRLLRGVMSLICVFCGKEQVQEETAPEPLNFKSTFGCSWLLQSLGLDGSEIAGVPVKANELNRGQRTGQEEFPLSDTLDLEIKWQPDLEKVESESDKNPLHLVGINLDNFFTEGDKDIVSEQQVVEDENDDASGDHDFQVRDCHSSFENVKHFEPAVRSTEDVSGGDSFEGWEATFLSADDGNTNEESKLDYPVVGLSVDLSAHMDAVFGSENIGSSATKTNDWLQDDLWHSSNSGKSSKSNQVDVTATTGDFGMGENVNNSSSTSINFIQDAQWKSESNIAPDNKIIHDEDDSFDAWNDFAGSTTLENPTNIGEAKQFKVTAVVEDGGEVEKANNLSSGGVDLVQGDQLQTDNNEIHDNKVINDEDDPFNAWNDFASSNSVQDTYNIQTGPAKQFEVNANIKDGEMEMVNNSSSINVDWLQDDQWQTTSKKAPDNKNADVDDDLFDAWNDFASSTSAQDTLKKQSGQAMQFEVTTTTKDDEMVGNANNSTSIAWIQDDHWPISSTKTLDGKIIGQGIDLFDTWNDFRGSTSMQDVPNQQTDPAKQSEITANVKEVNNSFFDWFQFDQGQTNRNKAPGDKTTEEDSDSFNAWNVFTSSTSAQDPFVKESVNHVASSIEQTSEHA, from the exons ATGTCGGTCGAAATTCCGTACGATCTAATCAAACAAGTACAGTTCGCAGTTCTCAAAGAAGCCAAACTCTCCTCATACGATCCAGACGACGTGTCGATTCCTAAGTTACCGTCCTTTGAATCTTCCATTTCTGAGCTTGACCCATCTCCGCCGTGTCTCCGATGCAGGCATTGCAAGGGAAGACTGCTCAGAGGTGTAATGTCTTTAATATGCGTGTTTTGCGGCAAAGAACAAGTTCAAGAAGAAACGGCACCTGAGCCTCTTAATTTCAAGTCCACGTTTGGCTGCAGTTGGTTACTTCAATCCCTTGGCTTAGATGGATCT GAGATTGCTGGGGTGCCTGTTAAAGCAAATGAACTAAACAGAGGACAGCGTACAGGACAGGAAGAGTTTCCATTGTCGGATACTCtagatttagaaattaaatggCAGCCTGATTTGGAAAAAGTTGAGAGTGAGAGTGATAAAAATCCTTTGCATTTAGTTGGTATCAATCTTGACAACTTTTTCACTGAAGGGGACAAAGACATTGTCTCAGAACAGCAGGTGGTGGAAGACGAAAATGATGATGCTAGTGGAGATCATGATTTTCAAGTTCGGGATTGTCATAGTTCTTTTGAGAATGTTAAGCATTTTGAGCCAGCTGTGAGGTCTACAGAGGATGTGAGTGGTGGTGACTCATTTGAAGGTTGGGAGGCTACCTTCCTATCTGCTGATGATGGAAATACTAATGAGGAATCTAAATTGGATTATCCTGTTGTGGGGTTGTCAGTAGATCTTTCTGCCCACATGGATGCAGTGTTTGGATCTGAAAATATTGGTTCTTCTGCAACCAAAACTAATGACTGGCTTCAAGATGATCTATGGCATAGTTCCAACTCTGGGAAATCAAGCAAATCAAACCAGGTTGATGTGACTGCAACTACGGGCGATTTTGGAATGGGGGAGAATGTGAATAATTCTTCTTCCACGagtattaattttattcaagatGCCCAATGGAAAAGTGAAAGCAACATTGCACCTGATAACAAAATCATTCATGACGAAGATGATTCATTTGATGCTTGGAATGATTTTGCTGGCTCGACAACTTTGGAAAATCCTACTAATATTGGTGAGGCCAAGCAGTTTAAAGTGACTGCAGTTGTTGAAGATGGCGGAGAAGTGGAGAAAGCAAATAATTTGTCCTCTGGAGGTGTTGATTTGGTTCAAGGCGATCAACTGCAAACTGATAACAATGAAATACATGATAATAAAGTCattaatgatgaagatgatccATTCAATGCTTGGAATGATTTTGCAAGCTCAAATAGTGTACAAGATACATATAACATACAAACTGGCCCGGCCAAGCagtttgaagtgaatgcaaatatTAAGGATGGCGAAATGGAAATGGTTAACAATTCTTCTTCCATTAATGTTGATTGGTTACAAGATGATCAATGGCAAACCACCAGTAAGAAAGCACCTGATAATAAAAATGCTGATGTGGATGATGATCTCTTTGATGCTTGGAATGATTTTGCGAGCTCAACTAGTGCACAAGATACTTTGAAGAAACAATCAGGTCAGGCCATGCAGTTTGAAGTGACTACAACTACCAAGGATGATGAAATGGTGGGAAATGCCAATAATTCCACAAGTATTGCTTGGATTCAAGATGATCATTGGCCAATTAGCAGCACCAAGACTCTTGATGGTAAAATCATCGGTCAAGgcattgatttatttgatacttGGAATGATTTTAGAGGCTCAACAAGCATGCAAGATGTTCCTAATCAACAAACTGATCCAGCCAAACAGTCTGAAATCACAGCAAATGTTAAGGAGGtgaataattctttttttgattGGTTTCAATTTGATCAAGGGCAAACCAACAGGAACAAGGCCCCTGGTGACAAAACTACTGAGGAAGACTCTGATTCATTTAATGCTTGGAATGTGTTTACAAGCTCAACTAGTGCTCAGGATCCTTTCGTTAAAGAATCTGTTAATCATGTGGCATCATCTATTGAGCAGACTTCAGAG CATGCTTGA
- the LOC123196965 gene encoding uncharacterized protein LOC123196965 isoform X2, which produces MSVEIPYDLIKQVQFAVLKEAKLSSYDPDDVSIPKLPSFESSISELDPSPPCLRCRHCKGRLLRGVMSLICVFCGKEQVQEETAPEPLNFKSTFGCSWLLQSLGLDGSEIAGVPVKANELNRGQRTGQEEFPLSDTLDLEIKWQPDLEKVESESDKNPLHLVGINLDNFFTEGDKDIVSEQQVVEDENDDASGDHDFQVRDCHSSFENVKHFEPAVRSTEDVSGGDSFEGWEATFLSADDGNTNEESKLDYPVVGLSVDLSAHMDAVFGSENIGSSATKTNDWLQDDLWHSSNSGKSSKSNQVDVTATTGDFGMGENVNNSSSTSINFIQDAQWKSESNIAPDNKIIHDEDDSFDAWNDFAGSTTLENPTNIGEAKQFKVTAVVEDGGEVEKANNLSSGGVDLVQGDQLQTDNNEIHDNKVINDEDDPFNAWNDFASSNSVQDTYNIQTGPAKQFEVNANIKDGEMEMVNNSSSINVDWLQDDQWQTTSKKAPDNKNADVDDDLFDAWNDFASSTSAQDTLKKQSGQAMQFEVTTTTKDDEMVGNANNSTSIAWIQDDHWPISSTKTLDGKIIGQGIDLFDTWNDFRGSTSMQDVPNQQTDPAKQSEITANVKEVNNSFFDWFQFDQGQTNRNKAPGDKTTEEDSDSFNAWNVFTSSTSAQDPFVKESVNHVASSIEQTSEAHSVIKMVLKMLILYSHSLLSQKACLMLMQQLAEMLEKLQKVKMFRIQPLSQQLMM; this is translated from the exons ATGTCGGTCGAAATTCCGTACGATCTAATCAAACAAGTACAGTTCGCAGTTCTCAAAGAAGCCAAACTCTCCTCATACGATCCAGACGACGTGTCGATTCCTAAGTTACCGTCCTTTGAATCTTCCATTTCTGAGCTTGACCCATCTCCGCCGTGTCTCCGATGCAGGCATTGCAAGGGAAGACTGCTCAGAGGTGTAATGTCTTTAATATGCGTGTTTTGCGGCAAAGAACAAGTTCAAGAAGAAACGGCACCTGAGCCTCTTAATTTCAAGTCCACGTTTGGCTGCAGTTGGTTACTTCAATCCCTTGGCTTAGATGGATCT GAGATTGCTGGGGTGCCTGTTAAAGCAAATGAACTAAACAGAGGACAGCGTACAGGACAGGAAGAGTTTCCATTGTCGGATACTCtagatttagaaattaaatggCAGCCTGATTTGGAAAAAGTTGAGAGTGAGAGTGATAAAAATCCTTTGCATTTAGTTGGTATCAATCTTGACAACTTTTTCACTGAAGGGGACAAAGACATTGTCTCAGAACAGCAGGTGGTGGAAGACGAAAATGATGATGCTAGTGGAGATCATGATTTTCAAGTTCGGGATTGTCATAGTTCTTTTGAGAATGTTAAGCATTTTGAGCCAGCTGTGAGGTCTACAGAGGATGTGAGTGGTGGTGACTCATTTGAAGGTTGGGAGGCTACCTTCCTATCTGCTGATGATGGAAATACTAATGAGGAATCTAAATTGGATTATCCTGTTGTGGGGTTGTCAGTAGATCTTTCTGCCCACATGGATGCAGTGTTTGGATCTGAAAATATTGGTTCTTCTGCAACCAAAACTAATGACTGGCTTCAAGATGATCTATGGCATAGTTCCAACTCTGGGAAATCAAGCAAATCAAACCAGGTTGATGTGACTGCAACTACGGGCGATTTTGGAATGGGGGAGAATGTGAATAATTCTTCTTCCACGagtattaattttattcaagatGCCCAATGGAAAAGTGAAAGCAACATTGCACCTGATAACAAAATCATTCATGACGAAGATGATTCATTTGATGCTTGGAATGATTTTGCTGGCTCGACAACTTTGGAAAATCCTACTAATATTGGTGAGGCCAAGCAGTTTAAAGTGACTGCAGTTGTTGAAGATGGCGGAGAAGTGGAGAAAGCAAATAATTTGTCCTCTGGAGGTGTTGATTTGGTTCAAGGCGATCAACTGCAAACTGATAACAATGAAATACATGATAATAAAGTCattaatgatgaagatgatccATTCAATGCTTGGAATGATTTTGCAAGCTCAAATAGTGTACAAGATACATATAACATACAAACTGGCCCGGCCAAGCagtttgaagtgaatgcaaatatTAAGGATGGCGAAATGGAAATGGTTAACAATTCTTCTTCCATTAATGTTGATTGGTTACAAGATGATCAATGGCAAACCACCAGTAAGAAAGCACCTGATAATAAAAATGCTGATGTGGATGATGATCTCTTTGATGCTTGGAATGATTTTGCGAGCTCAACTAGTGCACAAGATACTTTGAAGAAACAATCAGGTCAGGCCATGCAGTTTGAAGTGACTACAACTACCAAGGATGATGAAATGGTGGGAAATGCCAATAATTCCACAAGTATTGCTTGGATTCAAGATGATCATTGGCCAATTAGCAGCACCAAGACTCTTGATGGTAAAATCATCGGTCAAGgcattgatttatttgatacttGGAATGATTTTAGAGGCTCAACAAGCATGCAAGATGTTCCTAATCAACAAACTGATCCAGCCAAACAGTCTGAAATCACAGCAAATGTTAAGGAGGtgaataattctttttttgattGGTTTCAATTTGATCAAGGGCAAACCAACAGGAACAAGGCCCCTGGTGACAAAACTACTGAGGAAGACTCTGATTCATTTAATGCTTGGAATGTGTTTACAAGCTCAACTAGTGCTCAGGATCCTTTCGTTAAAGAATCTGTTAATCATGTGGCATCATCTATTGAGCAGACTTCAGAG GCACACTCAGTGATCAAAATGGTTCTAAAGATGTTAATTTTATACAGTCACAGCCTTCTGTCTCAAAAGG CATGCTTGATGTTAATGCAACAACTGGCGGAAATGCTGGAGAAGCTGCAAAAAGTGAAAATGTTTCGAATACAACCACTAAGTCAACAACTAATGATGTAG
- the LOC123197063 gene encoding uncharacterized protein LOC123197063: MPMNQAAILKVGLVLMGVCLFGYIVGRPLYWHFMEGLATVSRSSTNCDPCPCDCSSQPLLSIPDGLSNASFTDCAKHDPEVSEDNERNFAELLTEELKLREAEAVENQRRADMALLEAKKLTSQYQKEADKCNSGMETCEEAREKAEAALEAQKKLTATWEQRARQKGWKEGMTKSRAQTQGATQAA; encoded by the exons ATGCCGATGAACCAAGCGGCAATACTGAAAGTGGGCTTGGTTTTAATGGGAGTGTGCTTGTTCGGTTACATAGTGGGTCGACCTTTGTACTGGCACTTCATGGAGGGTTTAGCCACTGTGAGCCGTTCCTCCACCAACTGCGATCCTTGCCCCTGTGATTGCTCCTCTCAGCCTCTCCTTTCCATCCCTGACg GATTAAGCAACGCATCCTTCACAG ATTGTGCAAAGCATGACCCAGAAGTGAGTGAAGACAATGAAAGGAATTTTGCAGAGTTACTGACAGAGGAACTGAAGCTCCGAGAAGCTGAAGCTGTGGAGAATCAGCGACGTGCTGACATGGCTCTGCTGGAGGCTAAGAAATTAACTTCACAGTACCAGAAGGAAGCAGACAAGTGTAATTCAGGTATGGAAACATGTGAAGAAGCAAGGGAGAAAGCTGAAGCAGCATTAGAGGCGCAGAAGAAACTGACAGCAACTTGGGAGCAAAGGGCTCGTCAGAAAGGATGGAAAGAAGGGATGACCAAGTCACGTGCTCAGACTCAGGGAGCAACCCAAGCTGCGTAG
- the LOC123195646 gene encoding fatty acid hydroperoxide lyase, chloroplastic-like, protein MDKAPGMPSSSSPSTTQPPLSTASQPAMPLPLRTIPGSYGWPLLGPIFDRLDYFWFQGPANFFKKRMEKHKSTVFRTNLPPTWPLFLGINPNVIAVLDCKSFSHLFDMEIVDKKNVLAGDYMPSVKFTGNLRTCIYLDTSEPQHAKIKNFVIDILKRSSTVWLTALKANLDILFDTIETSISEKGSARFLFPLQKCLFNFLTTAIVGADPTTDPTIADSGYAMLDRWLALQILPTIKIGILQPFEEIFLHSFAYPFALVRGDYSKLYNFVEKHGNEVVQRAVTEFGLTKEEAIHNMLFILGFNAFFGFSAFLPTLIGTITSDKTGIQKKLRKEVKEKIGSSSLNFESVKDLELVQSFVHETLRLNPPVPLQYGRARKDFQLSSHDSVYDIKKGELLCGYQPQVMKDSKVFEDPESFKAERFMGEKGRELLNYLYWSNGPQTGSPTESNKQCPGKDIVPLTSFLFVAYIFQRYESISGSSSSITAVEKAK, encoded by the exons ATGGACAAAGCTCCTGGCAtgccatcttcatcttcacccTCGACTACACAACCTCCGCTATCCACCGCCTCACAGCCCGCCATGCCCCTCCCACTTCGCACAATACCCGGATCTTACGGTTGGCCTTTGCTTGGCCCCATCTTTGACCGCCTTGACTACTTCTGGTTCCAGGGTCCGGCTAACTTCTTCAAGAAACGTATGGAGAAGCACAAAAGCACGGTGTTCCGAACAAACTTGCCCCCGACGTGGCCACTCTTTTTGGGTATTAACCCAAATGTTATTGCTGTTCTTGACTGTAAGTCATTTTCACATCTTTTTGATATGGAGATTGTGGACAAGAAGAATGTTCTTGCTGGTGATTACATGCCTAGTGTCAAATTTACTGGAAATTTAAGAACTTGTATTTATCTTGATACTTCTGAGCCACAACACGCTAAG ATCAAGAACTTCGTCATTGACATTCTGAAACGCAGTTCAACAGTGTGGCTTACAGCGCTCAAAGCAAACCTCGACATATTGTTTGACACCATTGAAACAAGTATCTCCGAGAAGGGTTCTGCAAGGTTTTTATTCCCTTTACAAAAATGTTTGTTCAACTTCCTCACAACGGCCATCGTCGGAGCTGACCCCACAACCGACCCTACCATCGCCGACTCCGGCTACGCCATGCTCGACCGCTGGCTCGCTCTCCAGATCCTCCCTACCATCAAAATCGGAATCTTACAGCCCTTTGAAGAGATTTTTCTCCACTCTTTTGCTTACCCTTTTGCCCTCGTACGTGGAGACTACAGTAAGCTTTATAACTTCGTTGAAAAACACGGCAACGAGGTGGTACAACGAGCTGTCACTGAGTTTGGACTCACTAAAGAAGAAGCTATCCATAACATGCTGTTTATCCTAGGGTTTAATGCCTTTTTTGGGTTCTCTGCTTTTTTACCTACTTTAATCGGCAC CATTACTAGTGATAAAACTGGAATACAAAAGAAACTAAGAAAAGAAGTTAAAGAAAAGATTGGATcatcaagtttgaattttgagtCAGTGAAAGATTTGGAACTTGTTCAGTCTTTTGTTCATGAAACTTTGAGACTCAACCCTCCTGTCCCTCTTCAATACGGCAGGGCAAGGAAGGATTTTCAACTGAGTTCGCATGACTCGGTGTATGATATAAAGAAAGGTGAGTTGCTTTGTGGGTACCAGCCTCAGGTAATGAAAGACTCAAAGGTGTTTGAAGATCCGGAGAGTTTTAAAGCGGAGAGGTTTATGGGTGAAAAAGGAAGAGAGTTGCTGAATTACTTGTACTGGTCAAACGGGCCACAGACTGGGTCACCCACCGAGTCGAACAAACAGTGTCCAGGTAAAGATATAGTTCCTCTGACGTCGTTTTTGTTCGTTGCTTACATATTTCAAAGATATGAATCGATCAGTGGGAGCTCTTCTTCAATCACAGCCGTTGAAAAGGCAAAATGA